From the Salvelinus fontinalis isolate EN_2023a chromosome 21, ASM2944872v1, whole genome shotgun sequence genome, the window TACCTTGAAGGAAGAATATTTTCCTTTGAACTGTAAAGAAGTTTAAAGATGAATGATTTTCAGGGAAAATATCAAATGATTTCAGTCTAACTGTAGCTGTAAGGGATGTTTAAAAAAATTGTTTTACTGCTTAGTTATAGTAATTGGACACCACAATCTGTAATACCGGTtaaattttgtgtgtgtgtgtgtgtgtgtcttccagaCTGTGGTTTTGAGAGGGAGTTTGTGGATGCTCATAATGACTATCGCAGGAAGCATGGTGCCCCGCCCCTAGCGCTGAGCAGAGACCTGTGTAACTCTGCCCAGAAATGGGCAGACCATCTTCTGTCAATCAAAAGCCTGAAGCACAGCTCCACCAATCACGGAGAAAACCTTTACTACGCATACAGCTCAACCCCCAAAAAACCTGTTGGTGAGCATGTCAGAagaaaaaaaagggaaaaaaataaaaaatatctaaTAAATTCTTTATTGTGCAATACATTGAATAtgttacatctgctcctgccatgccctctacttctcatcctgtctccctaacctgccgccactcccctagtgctctctccctctctctctctctctctctctctctctgtgtgtatgtggttttgtgagtggagacaggtgtgctggaggcagagcagatccccaccagctgcaacctgttccataatcaaggcctctacaaatactcagccctgccatTTCCACACTGCCAGTTTGTAGCCTCTGCTCAGTCATTCTGCGGTTCAAGATGTTTGTTCCTGCATAGCGCTTGTTATCCTGTTGTGCATGGTTTTCCTTAGCCTGGCGCTGCTTTTCACTCCGCTACAGTTCCGTccactctgactctggtccctgccTCCAGTCCCTCGTCTTGTCAGTCCTGCTTCCCTGCCCTGTACCCCATCTCCCCCCgcttttcaataaataccttagtTACCTTATCctgtctcctcgtctgagtctgcacTTGGGTTCACCTGCTCCGCTCTACGTAACATAATATGCAGCAGAGCTCAACTAGTGGAAAGTACAGTATTGAATAGAGCCTACAGTGGATATTTTGTGTACACAACTTATCCTCTCCATTTATTAACTAGCATATGCAGACTGATTTTGAGCGGATAATTTTTCTGAATGCTCATTTGATAACAAATTGGTTCCGCTTTTTATCTTTTTCTGATTGTATTTTAAAAGGGAAGGATGCAGTGGACAGTTGGTACAGTGAAATCAAAGATTACCACTTCAATAAGCCTGGCTTCAGCTCGGGTACAGGTGAGATACACAATCGGCAGACTCTAGGGTAAAACAGGTGTGTACTGCCACCACaataaaaaaaaagttatttctggAGTTTAACCTTGCCAATGAATCACCTGTTTATTTGGATTCATTTCATAGACCACATCTGACTCTATTTccaatcactgacagtgtccaaATAGGCCTCCTACAGTACCTGTTGCTCTCCATCGTCGACATACTGAGCGTATACATATACTGACTTCTATACTAACAGTGCCCCCTGCTGTTGTTTCCAGGTCACTTCACCCAGGTGGTTTGGAAGGACTGCAGCGAGGTAGGTGTGGGTCTGGCCACAGATGGGCAAACGATCTTTGTAGTGGGCCAGTACCACCCAGCTGGCAACATGTGCAACGCGGGCTACTTTGAGAAGAATGTCCTACCACTGGGTAGCTCCACCTCTAGCGCCCCCAAATGTTTCCCCACAGGTAACAAACACATCATTGATTGGTTGCAATGATTGGTGAACAAAAATTGGAAAAGACAATTATATTTAAATCCCATACAACAGCCCAGTTACGATTGTCTCTCGGCAAATAAGCTACTGCTAAAGATAAACTAGGTATTTCTGAATGAACCCATTTTATGACACAGCATCGGATACCTCAATCTCTCAACTGACAAATATATTTTCTTTCTTACAGCCGGAGAAGGAGGGGGCCTGAGTGTACTCCAGTCTAAAATTGCCAGATCCTCTTCACCTGCATATAAGGCTCCTCCTCAGGCGAACGGCACTGGTGAGATGTTTTAAATTAATTTTCAGTAAATGTCTCCCATTATGTAAAGAAAACATAATATTGGATAGGTAGTAGGCCTAATTTTGCCCTCTGAATTTTGGCCATAAATCTTACAGCCATACAACCCTTTCAAATACTCGCAAGTGTCTTGGTCGTTAGTAGTTGGAACAAGTATTTCAACTTAACGtccatccatctgtctgtctgtctgcttgctcTAAGACCTGGGCCAGTTCCACAGAGACTTCCTACGGGCGTGTAACAACCAGCGAATGGCACACGGAGCCCCAGCCCTCACACTGGACCCAGTCCTGAGTCAGGGGGCGCAGGCATGGGCAGAAACTCTACTGGGAGAGCGGGTGCTGAAGAACTCATCCTCCTCCCATGGTGAAAATATCTGGGCCAAGACGGGGTCAGCGGGCATCACTGCTACGGGTAGGGAGAACCAGGAGGACTGGATGGTCTGCAGGGACAGGGATTTCTCAATAGGCAGTATATACGGCGGGCATATTTTGAATGGTTCCGGATGGGGATCGCTAATcctatgcctaaccttaacccttaccataaccTTAACGTTGACGCTAACCTCACCAACCCCACCCCCCCAagcctaaccttaatcctaaccttaacctatttCGAACCCTATGCCTAACCTTTGGATATGCCTAACCTTTGGATATGCCTAACCGTTGGATATGCCGGCTGAACATCCACTTCTTTCTCAATAAGTACATTCCCAGGGGATCCCTCAGGGTGTGCACATTTTTCATCTAATGTATGACTTATTTCTTTCTCCGATAAGGTCAAGAGGTGGTGGACGCCTGGTACAAACAAGAGGAGAACTATGACTTCTCCAAACCAGGACATCAGGACAAAACAGGTAAACCTATCAGCATTAAAAGTAGAAGACAagtatgtaacctttatttaactaggcaagtcagttaagaacaaattcttatttacaatgacggcctacaccggccaaacccggacgacgctgggccaattgtgcgccgccctatgggactcccaatcatggccggatgtgatacagcctggaatcgaaacagggactgtagtgacgcctcttgcactgagatgcagtgccttagaccgctgcgctactcgggagccACTCGGGAGTATACAGTAATGTAATATGCTACGCCAAAGGGGTCTAAAAAAATAGCTCTAAAAATTACACCTTGCTTTAAACAGTCATCTCTGACCACAGCATGTCATGTTTAAAGTCTGCCTTGCGTTGATATTTTCCTCAATGTTAAACGTATTGATAATCCAAAATAATTTGGTGATAATTGTGCCCCATTGTCAATCATTGCTCCCTTTCTATCAtttcctctccctctttttttctTTGTTCATCTGTTTCAGGGCAGTTCACACAACTGGTGTGGCGTAGCTCCAAGGAGGTGGGCGTAGGCATGGCAAACGCTGGCACGGGGATGCTTGTCGTGGTGGCACACTTTAAACCGGCTGGCAACATCAGCAACCCTGGTTACCACGCTCAGAATGTGATGCCAAAAGGGTGGAAAGTTACCGATAAGCCAGTGGAGTTCGTCACTTCGAGAATGCAGGCGTTGGCCGTGACCTCACTGTCAGGTGAGCAGCATCACAGAGTGTGTAATGTGAACCTTGTTATGATGCTTTATGACAGGTTTACAACATTGTTGTGATATTGTTGTGAAGGCACTATGAGTGGGGGTGACAAAGTGTCACTCATACCTTTTAAAGGATTAATAAAGACTTAATATACCGTGTAACTCTCCATGTCCCGTATAGCCAATGAGCTTGGCCAGTTCGGCCGGGCTCTTCTGAAGTCTCTGAACCAATACCGGAGCCAGCACGGGGCATTACCTCTGGTGCTAAGCCCTGCCCTCACTAGGGAGGCCCAGGATTGGGCGGCTCACTTGGTGAGCATCAACACACTGATGAACAGCGGCAAAGGCCACGGGGAGAACATATTCTACTGCTCTGGCTCCAGCACAGCGACCCCTACTGGTGAGGCACATACCTGCACTGCACTGACATACAACTTATAAGGGCCAATGGGTAAAAAGAAAGTCAAGGGCCTAATTCCAATATGAAGTATGAGTATCATGAACTAACTCCGATACTGGATAGGATGTTCACATAGTAGTCGACAATCCAAAGTCTCTGTCAATTGCCCAAAACTTTGGTTTGTTGTTGTATGGGGTCGCAGGAAAAGGCTCTGCACAATGCTTGCAAAGTTCCCAAAAATGTGCAATCATTTATATATTGTCCTTCTCTTGCATATGAATTATAGGATCAGATGTGGCCGAGTCTTGGTACAAGGAGATTGAGAAGTATAACTTCTCATCCCCTGGTTTTCAGAGTGGAGCAGGTAAGGTGTCCAGTGCCCTGACACCTCATAACAACACAATGCTATTGATATATATCCTCATCCACAACAGTCAATGTACAATATAGAAAGTATTTTGTGCTATTATTTAATCAAACTCAAAATCAGGAAAACAACAGTGCTCCCTGGCAGTGAATTTACCATAATCAATAACACCTACGACATGAAACACAATTAAAGTCCATAAGAAATTGTTAGGAGTGAGACATGCTGGccgaaaatgtatttttttctgcATTTGGTGTTTGTTTGAAAAATAAAATCAGTTGATTGGTGGTATTCTTGTCCTAGGTAATTTCACTCAAATGGTCTGGAAGTCCGCAAAGCAAGTAGGCGTGGGTTTGGCGACCAGTGGGCGGGGCACGTTTATCGCCGTGGCGTTCTACGACCCAGCGGGCAACATCACCAACCCAGGCTATTTCCATGACAACGTGAAAACCAAAGGAAGCACACTTTAGTCTGAGCCATACATATGTAGTATGTATGCCGGCACTACCAAAGGTTTCTATAGGAATGGGGTGCTTATCTGGGCAAACACGTTGTTGCTGTTATCTTTGGTTGTTGCTATGATTTGTCCTCTTTTGGAAGGCTAAGAATCTTTTTTTGTTAGTTCATTGTTTTCCGTAGATGGCGCCATTCTAACGCGACACGCAGTTGCCAGGAGCCATCAGTGTAGACGGCCGTTGCGCCGTCTTATGCGAGACAAACTTGACCTTAACTTTTTTAACTTCTATCTCAAATGATACCCTTACATTGTTATTTTCTAACTAACAACAGTAATTTGGGAAATCTGTATAAATGGCTTAATAGGAAATAATTTTAATGTTATGGGTATTTTTTTATAACTGCAAaataaaagtgagattttcaccaGACAGTTACTTTTATAAGTTACTTTTTCTGTTACCTCGAGTTATTTGGCTATGAACTCGTCCTATAatcgtatttgtggccaaagcataaactGGAGAAAAAAACTACCTCAAATAGACCGTTTCATAATTGCTTGCTATTTCCTCCTAGAACATGATGTCATGTTGGCTcgctgagctggccaatcagtggCCAACTTGCATGAACATTTCTAATGACCGGTATactcccacaccattctgttgttggggtatgtcCACACCATTCAAACACATATAATAAGGATCTTTACAGATCGGTGTCCTacccgcgggacggttgagctaatgtgcgcTAATGCGATTAGCTATTGGTCATATTTCGTAAAagtctggaaacactggacagttacttaaAACACGAAATGTAATGCCTTTAATCTCGTGCACGTTTTTGTCATTTACTATCCATGAATAGAGAAATGCTCGCTTTTTAAATGTATTCATTGATGTTTATCAAACATGTTGACATACAGACTGAGACTGCACTATGTTGACATACAAGTGGCAATAAATGGTGGAATTAAATGTTTGTAGGTTGTAACATTTGTGCCACACTTTGAAAAACATATTCAACGAGAACTTACATCTAGTTAGCATCCTTGCTGCCGTCTTCcaccagcagagggaaacagctTGTTacctttcattttttttttttttttgtcatttagcagacgctcttatccagagcgacttacagtagagtgcatacattttttgtacatttttacatactgagacaaggatatccctaccggccaaaccctccctaacccggacgacgctatgccaattgtgcgtcgccccacggacctcccggttgcggccggctgcgacagagcctgggccgaacccagcccagcctgggcgcgaacccagagactctggtggcgcagctagcactgcgatgcagtgccctagaccactgcaggtgtgtgtgtgtatcgcagTGCATCACTTTCACTGTATTCCCTGTCAAATAAACAGGCAATCTAACTGGAGACATGTAAAgaatctgtctctcacacacacaaacacacacacagacagggtgaaCAATTGTTGCTCGCTTCTGTAACCACAGGGACAGACAGGCTTTGCATGGGGAATGCAAACAGAAACTAGAATAGCATGGCATCACATTGCACCATTGTTCTCTATATCCCCTAGGAGGAAAAGTAACGAGTTGTTTTATAAGTGCCATCATAGTCACATTTTAAACAAGGTCAGCAGATAAAAGCTCAGAAGCTTTTGGTTTTGCATTCTAGTTTGAATAGACAGGGATCAAATAGGATTCTAACGATAAAGCAGGAATATGGTGCATGAAACTGTTTTCTACCTGTGTGCTTTGAGGATAATAACTACTGTGTTTATAGTTTGGAATATTAATTGAGCTTAGTTGGTAATGACAAACACAAGATCGAGAACATTCTGTTGAATGAAAAACACCTGACCAGTTACTGTAACATGTTAACTCTGTACATACAACCTTGTAACTAAAGAACACTGATATCAAAGTAATAGTAGGGGATCAAATTTAAAGTTAAACAGTCAAAATTCGGATATGTTTATGGATGAACGTTTATTTTTAACGTattaattctgcgtggttacagggttaaaacaaaaacaactcaaagggttaagtttaggtattaatTCTGAGtaaggttagggctatggtttggggatGGCTTACTACAAAAGAATTATAAACAACATGCTGTTTCCATCAAGTATATACTATACTCCTGGCTTGGTAGAGCATTGTGAACTGCCATGGCGCAGTGGTCACAACAGCACACGCTTCGGGCTAAGCGGCGTGCTCCACCTCCAAGCATAATGAGTTCGGGCCAGTGGCAATAGTTTTACATTTTTGCGATGAGCCCTGTTCTCAGGAGCCTTTTCAAACATCCGAAATCAGAGCCTATTTCTAGTGATCAGGCTGGTCTATTTGGTccccatgttacacaatacatgtttgtgtgcgtgcgagaGGCGACAGAGAGGTACGAGAAGAAAACAAGCTAAGAGTATGTTAGGGGATAGGATGTGGGCCAGAGGCCTTGCCTCCcaagggaggggtgagggggatgCTAGCCAGCCAACACTGTCGAATCCCAGAAAGTTTTAGGTCAATAATTGTTCCCTTAAACCTCCATCTGTCCAAATATATGGGTACTagtcaataatattccaaccaaAAACATTCTGTGAACAGTACCAATGGTTTGGGTATCAATTGTATGTGTGTTGAACATCAAAACAGGATATAACGTAATATTTCCCTTTGACATATCCAATCCATTTTGGAACAAAATTCTTATAACAGCTTCAAATAATACCTAAGCATATTATTCATATTATAcgcacgcactcactcactcactcactcactcactcactcactcacacactcactcactcacacactcacactcactcacaaaaACCACCCCCtaacaaacactgtgaaacacCAGGCAGCTCACTTTACTGATTGGGAAACAAAAAaggaaggtaaagagagaggcaCATTTGAATCTTAAATTCTCTGCATAACTAACAATGTGAACAGTGCAGCAATGATTTGACATCAATTGCATGTGTCTTGAACATTAAAACAGGACATAACATAATATTTTCCTTTGACCTGTTAGACCCATTTTGGACCAAAATGTTCATAATGCCTAAGCATATTATTCTAGCTTTACCACCCAAATAGAAGTCAGACAAAAACATTAGGTCATCTTATTAAATAGGTAGGCAGTGAGACATGTTTTTCCATTCGAGGGTGAGACCCGCTCTAAAATGCCTCCAGGTGCTCTGTATCTGGCCCGCCAGAAATGTAAGTCAAGCTTGGCGGGCAATGTGATGATTGGTCCTCCCCTGACTGCTCAGGGGCAACCGGATTGGGCACAGTTTTTTTAAACCTGAGTTAAGTAAGTTTGACAGTTGGGTGTTtttgtttaactcacagacagtACACACAAGCAGCGCTTGCACACACACATCTCACCCTTAACGAACACTGTGGAATGCCAGGCAGCTCACTTTACTAATTAGGAAATAAAACAGGAGGATAAAGAGTCACATTTAAATCTCGACTGCTGCATAACTAACACTGAGACTTTGCTGTAATGAATATCCATGGATAATCTAAACAGCTTTTCAAATATAAAACAATTGAGTACTTAGAACATGATGGTCAGAAAGTTGTGCTAGAgtggtatgtgtgtgcatgtgcgcgcgtgtgtgtgctgACGTGCGCGCTGACGTGCGCGCAGGTGTTCCAACCTTGTTCTCTTTCTCCCCTATTGTGGGTGATCCCCAGAGGAAATTACTTTGGCGGGAACAAAAGCTCCCCTCTgactgacaaaacaaaaacaactctATGGAAACAGCCGATACCAGTGAGCTTTaaaaccctacacacacacgcacacacacacacaaacactgggtGGTGGAGCCAGTTGGACAGCGTAAAGCACTCTAGGCTTACATTATTGataacctctctctttctctcattctccccttctcttttatgttcgctctctctttctctctccctcactctcctggTGGGCAAAACTGGtaaaaactggttgaaatgacattataattatgtcatttcaaccagtttcatgTTGCAATTACGTAATTTCAACAAATGTTTCCcgcttgtctctttctctatctctctctttcttattggcaGTATTGTCTGCACTGCAGGCCACTCTCTTGTGACTACTCTACCGACCTAGTCTCAGACCCTCAATGTAACATTATCTTCGTTTGAGACCCTTCTTTGGTCCTTTGTTTAACAAGTCTGCATGATAATACATAATACATGAtaatacatgtacagtataatacaagAGGATGAGGgctggggagtaactgattacttGTAATCAGCTATATGGAATAAgcacatgtaatcagttacatgtAATCAACTATATGTAATcagttacatgtaatctgattacaacaaAAATTTGTAactgtaatatacactgctcaaaaaaataaagggaacacttaaacaacacaatgtaactccaagtcaatcacacttctgtgaaatcaaactgtccatttaggaagcaacactgattgacaatacatttcacatgctgttgtgcaaatggaatagacaaaaggtggaaattataggcaattagcaagacacccccaataaaggagtggttctgcaggtggtgaccacagaccacttctcagttcctatgcttcctggctgatgttttggtcacttttgaatgctggcggtgctttcactctagtggtagcatgagacggagtctacaacccacacaagtggctcaggtagtgcagctcatccaggatggcacatcaatgcgagctgtggcaagaaggtttgctgtgtctgtcagcgtagtgtccagagtatggaggcgctaccaggagacaggccagtacatcaggagacgtggaggaggccgtaggagggcaacaacccagcagcaggaccgctacctccgcctttgtgcaaggaggagcactaccagagccctgcaaaatgacctacagcaggccacaaatgtgcatgtgtctgctcaaacggtcagaaacagactccatgagggtggtatgagggcccgacgtccacaggtgggggttgtgcttacagcccaacaccgtgcaggacgtttggcattttccagagaacaccaagattggcaaattcgccactggcgccctgtgctcttcacagatgaaagcaggttcacactgagcacatgagcacatgtgacagaagtgacagagtctggagacgccgtggagaacgttctgctgcctgcaacatcctccagcatgaccggtttggcggtgggtcagtcagggtgtggggtggcatttctttgtggggccacacagccctccatgtgctcgccagaggtagcctgactgccattaggtaccgagatgagatcctcagaccccttgtgagaccatatgctgacacatgcacatttgtggcctgctgtaggtcattttgcaggcctctggcagtgctcctccttgcacaaaggcggaggtagcggtcctgctgctgggttgttgccgtcctacggcctcctccacgtctcctgatgtactggcctgtctcctggtagcgcctccatgctctggacactacgctgacagacacagcaaaccttcttgccacagctcgcattgatgtgccatcctggatgagctgcactacctgagccacttgtgtgggttttagactccgtctcatgctaccactagagtgaaagcaccgccagcattcaaaagtgaccaaaacatcagccaggaagcataggaactgagaagtggtctgtggtcaccacctgcagaaccactcctttattgggggtgtcttgctaattgcctataatttccacctcttgtctattccatttgcacaacagcatgtgacatttattgtcaatcagtgttgcttcctaagtggacagtttgatttcacagaagtgtgattgacttggagttacattgtgttgtttaagtgttccctttatttttatgagcagtgtattacgttaccagcaaaatattgtaatcagattagagatacttttgaaaaagtaGATGATTACTCCTAGGATTGCTTTTatattcagaaaggatgtttgcaaaTTTGTTTTTTCTTGTAAAAAGGTGCAAGTTtatgtttgttccacctgagcaagCCCTATGACACACCCAATgcgtttgatggatcctttttgtcttcGTCTAATGCCTTTTATGAGGGAAGTAATCTGAAAGTGATCAGAtcattacgttactgagtttgggcaatccaaaagttacattactgattacattTTTGGACAAGTAACTAGTGACGGATTACATTCAGAAAGGAACATACCCATCCCTGAAGAGGATGACTATACATGAATATGGTCAACTTCGAAACATAAAAAATCTGGATGAATTAGTTTTTGTCTGTAAACTGACAAGTCAATTAATAGACATTTACAGGGAAGTTACTGCTAAATTACTTATCTTCAGGTTggcgtgggtgggtgtgtgtgtgtgtgtgcgtgataaTCTAAGTGTACTGTCTTTCAGCAGCTCTTGTACCAGGTTGTCAACcctacccatatcagatgagttgacaacaatcatacccatatcagatgagttgacaacaacctacccatatcagatgagttgacaacaaccctacccttatcagatgagttgacaacaacctacccatatcagatgagttgacaaCAACCCTACCCATATCAGATGAATTGACAACAAcctacccatatcagatgagttgacaacaacctacccatatcagatgagttgacaacaacctacccatatcagatgagttgacaacagtggagactgctgaggggaggatggcttatTATAATAGCTCGAATAGAgtcaatggaacggtatcaaccacatggaaaccacatgtttgataccattccattgactccattccagacatttttTATGAGctttcctcccctcagcagcctccactggttgacAACACCCGacccatatcagatgagttgacaacaaccctacccatatcagatgagttgacaacaaccctacccatatcagatgagttgacaacaaccctacccatatcagatgagttgacaaCAACCCTACCCATATCAGACGAGTTGACAACAACCCTACCCATATCAGACGAGTTGACAAAAACcctacccatatcagatgagttgacaacaacctacccatatcagatgagttgacaacaaccctacccatatcagatgagttgacCACAATCATACCCATATCAAATGAGTTGACAACAACcctacccatatcagatgagttgacaacaaccctacccatat encodes:
- the glipr2 gene encoding uncharacterized protein glipr2 isoform X2, with product MTDCGFEREFVDAHNDYRRKHGAPPLALSRDLCNSAQKWADHLLSIKSLKHSSTNHGENLYYAYSSTPKKPVGKDAVDSWYSEIKDYHFNKPGFSSGTGHFTQVVWKDCSEVGVGLATDGQTIFVVGQYHPAGNMCNAGYFEKNVLPLGSSTSSAPKCFPTAGEGGGLSVLQSKIARSSSPAYKAPPQANGTVQRKNKTMTDCGFEREFVDAHNDYRRKHGAPPLALSRDLCNSAQKWADHLLSIKSLKHSSTNHGENLYYAYSSTPKKPVGKDAVDSWYSEIKDYHFNKPGFSSGTGHFTQVVWKDCSEVGVGLATDGQTIFVVGQYHPAGNMCNAGYFEKNVLPLGSSTSSAPKCFPTAGEGGGLSVLQSKIARSSSPAYKAPPQANGTDLGQFHRDFLRACNNQRMAHGAPALTLDPVLSQGAQAWAETLLGERVLKNSSSSHGENIWAKTGSAGITATGQEVVDAWYKQEENYDFSKPGHQDKTGQFTQLVWRSSKEVGVGMANAGTGMLVVVAHFKPAGNISNPGYHAQNVMPKGWKVTDKPVEFVTSRMQALAVTSLSANELGQFGRALLKSLNQYRSQHGALPLVLSPALTREAQDWAAHLVSINTLMNSGKGHGENIFYCSGSSTATPTGSDVAESWYKEIEKYNFSSPGFQSGAGNFTQMVWKSAKQVGVGLATSGRGTFIAVAFYDPAGNITNPGYFHDNVKTKGSTL
- the glipr2 gene encoding uncharacterized protein glipr2 isoform X1, encoding MALRFAVQRKNKTMTDCGFEREFVDAHNDYRRKHGAPPLALSRDLCNSAQKWADHLLSIKSLKHSSTNHGENLYYAYSSTPKKPVGKDAVDSWYSEIKDYHFNKPGFSSGTGHFTQVVWKDCSEVGVGLATDGQTIFVVGQYHPAGNMCNAGYFEKNVLPLGSSTSSAPKCFPTAGEGGGLSVLQSKIARSSSPAYKAPPQANGTVQRKNKTMTDCGFEREFVDAHNDYRRKHGAPPLALSRDLCNSAQKWADHLLSIKSLKHSSTNHGENLYYAYSSTPKKPVGKDAVDSWYSEIKDYHFNKPGFSSGTGHFTQVVWKDCSEVGVGLATDGQTIFVVGQYHPAGNMCNAGYFEKNVLPLGSSTSSAPKCFPTAGEGGGLSVLQSKIARSSSPAYKAPPQANGTDLGQFHRDFLRACNNQRMAHGAPALTLDPVLSQGAQAWAETLLGERVLKNSSSSHGENIWAKTGSAGITATGQEVVDAWYKQEENYDFSKPGHQDKTGQFTQLVWRSSKEVGVGMANAGTGMLVVVAHFKPAGNISNPGYHAQNVMPKGWKVTDKPVEFVTSRMQALAVTSLSANELGQFGRALLKSLNQYRSQHGALPLVLSPALTREAQDWAAHLVSINTLMNSGKGHGENIFYCSGSSTATPTGSDVAESWYKEIEKYNFSSPGFQSGAGNFTQMVWKSAKQVGVGLATSGRGTFIAVAFYDPAGNITNPGYFHDNVKTKGSTL